The DNA segment TAAAGTTTCAGTTTAATGTATAATGTAACGTAAAGGAAATATAGAATCCCTACACCCGTTAATTAAACAATATCGATACAAATGTACAAACTATAAATTTAAAAAGTTAATCAGGTCCCCCTGTACAGATTATCAGATAACGGTGCATTTACTTAGAGCGTGTAAACGTTAATATTATAATTAACAACATTTCACGGTTAATAACTGAGCTGGAAAATTAAAAGTATCCGACAAGATCGTTTAATAAGCTACAAAATCGTTTTCATATCGGTTAATCaataaaaatttgtttataTTAAATGTATGTTTTATTTTAGCTTTCTTTCTCCAATATTTATGTAAGTAACAATGAAAATGACTTATAGACTATCCATACTGATTATGATAATAGCTATAATAatatgataataaaataataattatatttcttGTACAGCTATACCCACTGCCTTTAATATAATGATACTTACaataaaaagtattttttttttgtatacaTACATCTTTTCCTCAAATGATTTCGAGTGTACCATGATTGATTAACAAATCAGATGGTTCATTCCCAACAACTGTTTCCTATACTTTTGCCGTGCCTCTTGTGATAATACAAAAAAATTCTTTTCAATTACGATCAACACAAAGAAGAGAAAATTGCGAAATCTTCTCGTAAAAATTATCGGTTTAGTAAGTAAAACAAGTTAAATACTATACAGAATAAGTTAGACTAACTTATTAGAATTATAGAAGTATTAGTGGCTGCAGAAATGCTTCTCTTCAAATTTAAATACATAGACGTAATCGCCAGTCGTATTTCCTGATAACCTTAATTCTGCGACATAATAAACTAATCCAGAAATAACAATGTACTTATATCCAAttagattttttttaaattcgtaTAATAAATCTACGTTCTTACGTCTGATTTATGTCAATAAAAGCAAAATATATATTCTGTTTCGTAAAAGTAAATGTTAAATAATCAATATGCAGATAAAAATgtaaacatttacattcatctaacaaaacactgttttttttttcttttaaatactaGTTATCATTCAATGGTCTTTACCTATAATAAGATACACTCTTCTCATTCTATGTCTCGATCGTGTAGAGAACAAGTGGAATAAATAAACAGTTCACTTTGTATTTGCACGACTTTTTTGTGTACGGTAAGTTGGTTGTATTTACAGCCCTGTTTTATGTATTATTTCGTTATCTTCCACGTTACGTATTTTTCTCCTCTCGTTACATTTATCATCAAAGAAAATTAACTTCAGCCGAAAACTCGATTGCCTTCTGTCCGGCGAATCCAGTTCGCGCtttcaaaaatatatttttatatgtatatatatatatatatatatgtatatataaacttctttattattttctaaCTTGCGTCATGGAACTGGATTAGCGACAAAAACATTTTAAATTGAACGAGCAAAttcgtttttctcttttttttttacacgtaCGCTATAACGTGTACGCAAAAATGAAACATCATATGTACGAACTTCATTAATCAGTCAGTTCGGTGCGTTTTGCAGAATAATCATAATCATACGTTAATCTGGCCTACGACTTCCTGAAGAAGCTGATGGTGTACAAACTTTGAAATGCGACGGCTCGTCAGTAAAAGTATCTTTATTTGAAGATACAAGAAAAGGTCTCAATTTTCGCAACACCACTACTAGGCAACGATAACCACCATCAACGAATTTTTCTTTACACGATACCAATTTGACTATGAGATTATAGAAATCAATCAGCAAGAACACCTTGCCTTGCACGACCTCTAGCTTGTTGGTGATTAAACCGGAAGTACCGCCCAGGTTGATTCGGGGCGGTATGCTGCTGCtaatgctgctgctgttgttgttgcgacTGCTGtgattgttgctgctgctgttgctgctgctgttgttgctgctgctgttgttgttgttgttgttgttgttgttgctgctgctgctgctgctgctgctgctgttgatgATGAAGCATAGCCATTGCACCTGTTTCAGCAGCAGTTGGAAGAACAACCGTGGACTGTTCACTGACGGCTATTTGATGAATCTGTGCCTGAGAACCTTGCCCTACTTGTATTTGAATCTGTTGCAATTCGGACACGGATGATTGTTGCTGTAGCTGATCTGCTTGTTGTTGCAATTGTTCTgcttgttgctgttgctggtcCGTTTGTTGTTGCGAATTTTGAGGAGGATCGGCAATTAAAGGATCTTCCTTGATACGTTTCGCTAAATGAGACCTAGCGTGCTTCCTCAAATGATCTTTGCGATAAAATGCTTTACCGCATTCGGTGCAAACCTCTGTTTTTTGTCCAGAATGTATTACAAAATGAAGATTCAAGTGCTCTTTTCGCTTGAAACCTTTCATGCATACCGAACAGATAAAAGGTCTATCCGGATTGTGACCCAATTTGTGTCGTTCTAAATGTTCTTTACGTTTCAAACCTGCACCACAAATGTCACAGATAAACCTCCTCTCTATTTTATGTCCAATAAGATGTTGTTCCAAGAGTTCTTTCTCGGGATAAGCCATGTTACATTGAGGACAACAAAACAATGTTGTACCATCAAGAGCTGTAACAATGCTCACCTGACCTGGTTTCGGTTTTTTTGGTTTTGGAGGCTTTTTCTTgtacttcttctttctcttggGCTTCGCGCCTGTCTCTTGTTCTTCAACAACATCAGAAATGATAGCGGTCTCCCCGCTTGCTACGGTAATCTGCACTGACTGTTCACCAGATGCAGCGCCAGATGCGTCTAAACCGTCAGCCCCTAAAGGACTGGATTCAATAGTGGCTTCTCTCTTTATTGTCTCCGCCGAAAATTTCAAGAAGTGCTGTAAACTAAGAGGCAAAGTACTGGCAGGTAATCTGGAAAGATAATCAGCAACAGTTGATCCTGGTGCTGCAAGGCTTTGCCAACTTGCAGGCATGGATGTAATATATTCCTCTCCACTTTGATTTCCTTGATTCTTAATGCCACCTTTTTTAATAAGAGCGACTGGTGTTATACCCTCTTTCACATCTTCTTTCGATTCCTCCATACCCTCGCGTAAAATCAAATCTTGCGGAATCTGTGCGACGACGGTCAATCCTTCGGGTGCCCCTGGGAGCTGTACTGTCTGCTGAATGGTTTGCTGTGATGTAGTAGTGACTGCTGTGGATGTACTTTGGGTTGTTTGATCAGACCTAAATTAAAGAAATTGTTTGAATAACCGTCGATTGAAGAAGAACATTGCAAAATAAATCGATGCTTTAATTATAAATTGAGGAACTGAAATCGTTAATGATACGAGCAAATACTGATTTCCATAAAAAAGTAATTTAGTCAAAAGGGTCGTGGAAGGATATCCTTGGTATTTATTTTTCTTCTAGGTGTTAAACGATGTGAGCCATTTAAGTAAAGCTATTTAAAATAAAGCGATCCTTACGTTTGCGTCGTAGCCACAGTATTCTGTGGTTGTACTTGAATCTGTACCCCATCTGCGCCTTGTTGGCTGTACGCAACAGTAAGGACTGTTGCCGCACCTTGGGGAAACTGTCCCAAAGAGATCGGTGCCAAATGATATTTTGGTTGATCACCACTATTCCCGCTCTGTGATACGCTGGGATTGACCACCTGGATTTGGACGGTTTGCTGCTGTTGCGTGCCATCTTTTCCAGGTACAGTGATAGGCAACGTGATGATTTGCTGCTGCTGACTGTTACCTCCCTGAGCCACGGCGAACCCGTTCGGATCGACCGGCCTTAGGTAATGCACTCCACCTTCGCCACCGGATAAAACGCCAACCACCTGACCGCCAGTGGGCAGGTTTTGTGCGAATTTAGCGGTCGCGAACTGGTGGACCGTGCCCGTCGGCAACGAGCCTGTTGTAAAGCCGGGGAATGGCGTGAAATTCATCTTTCACGATAATTAAATCTATAAAACAAAGAGAATAAAATTATTAGGTGATGTTCAAATGAACGAGAAATTGACTGATTCCAATGCTGGCATTGTTAGCAATGTTATTGCCATTAACAACAATACTAATATTAATAATCAATCAATTTAAATGACGTTGTTGATATTCGTGTAACAACTCGAGAAACGTTTGAAACGAAATACAATCTTTTAATTATGTAAATGTTTAAACTGAAGAAGTAAATCAGAATATAAGTAATAACAGAAGGTAATAGATGAAATTTGATTTTTATCTATTTACTAGCTGATTCGCAAAGTCGGGATACAACATTTTCTAAAACTGAAAATGTTTTCTTCCCCTTTAATGTATATCTTTTTAAAGtgaaacatacatatatgtacgtatatttaTAATTGTCACAAATGAAACAAAGATAGTATATCAAACAGATGATAATAGATACGTGTCTACATATATTCCACAGTTGCACTCACTTTGACGCATGAGTGTTGCTTGTACATCAACCTTCGTTACTTCAAACTGTTTCAAAAGAGATTCCGTGTTTTCATAGAATTCACAGATGCTCTTTAATCCGTAAACGTTTCTTCAGCCGATACGTTCCAAAGTAAAGTAAATACATCGTGTGTGTACACGATCAAGTTGCTAAATACGGAAAACAAAGTGCAGGGTGAATTAACATAGCACAACACTAACCGACTAATTAGAACATTGTATACAATGCATCTAAAATCATTTCTCATTCTCGTCAATTAATTTAATCGATTGTCCAATATCAATGATTCTCTAAACTCATCATATTCCATTTTCAACGCTCGTTTTCTGTATTTGATATTAGCTACAGGTGGTTGGAGAACTTGTATATGGCTACTGTTAAAAAGTTTCATACTACACGTGTTCCTACAACTTATCGGCAACCATCGTAGAGAAACAACCCGGCCCACCCCCAAACTGTACGTGTTTCGCCTCCTACCGCTACGCTACCTGTACATCAAGATCAAGGTTAAACCAAATAACGTACATCAAACGAACGAATCGTAACGGATGTAACGAAACAATAGCTAGCATTCGATTCGACCAGCCACACACTACAACCCTTGTACTTCCCCTGTTTGAATCGTGGTGCATTTGATGTAGCAGTAGCCAAAACATTTATCCCCGAAGGTGGTGAAGTTATAAGTCGAACGTCCCGCCACCTTTGCCGTCCAAGTCTTAAACATCAAACCTCTTGACCATGTGTTGGTATGTGGGGGTGGGGTGAGGATCCCCCACTTCACCCCTCCCCCACCTTAAAGGGATCCGGGAGCAGGGAGGATAGTCGTCGAAGTGGCCCAGGATTGCACCCCACTCCACCATGATGGTGCCCCCACGGGGGTAGGGGGTAGGAGTTCTCGACAAGGGTAGGGGGGAACCCATAGGTGGGAAAACGGGAACCCACCGCGAAATAGAGCCCCGgactcactctctttctctggcACAAACACGCGGAACATCGCGAGAATAGGACGGGAGGCAACGGATAGGTAGGTGTGTAGGTGCGTAAGCGTGTGCAGCAAACTCTAAAGGGTAGGGGTATGTCAAGAAAGAAGGGAGACGAACCTCGACATACCGGGAACTCCCCGGGGAGGGGAACGCGAAATATCTGGAGAGAACATACGAAGCAGACATCGCGGCAGACGAAGTGGGACACACCGATGACTCTCGCCCTTGATCCACCCGTGGGTAGGGAAGGAGCAGAAAACGGGTGAGggatagaaagagagaagagGTTAGGTTACCCGTGCACCTCTCCTCCTTTCGACGCACCGAGGAGGGTGCCGTGTCGAACGATTACTCCGTGCCAGCAAGTCGTTGCGGGTGGTTTCACGGCTTAGTAGGAAAAAAAAACCCCGAAACTACCGTAACGTGAATAATCATGAAGAAACGCGGTTGCGTTTTTCGGCTTACGCGGAATGGCGTATGCGACTGACCGGTCAGCCTCGCCGACGTACCGTTGTTGGACGCTTTTGCAAGACGCGCATGTCGTAATGGCGCCGATTCTCTTAAGGTTCAACATATCTCTCTCACACTATACAACTGTCTCTCTTATGTACATACATCGAAGAGAGCGTGTCTGAGTGTTCGCAGTTTCTAGAGGAATTCTAGTGTTTCGCATAACTGCACATACACAGCACGGACCTGATATCGGGGCAGCGTACGTAGAATGGAACGGCTTCGAAGGCATTGTGCAAACGGATATGCTTTTTACACGTACTCGacatgataaaaaaaaaaagcgtgTTACTCGGAGGCGTAACGAGATAAAGTACAGTACTGAAAAGAGAAAAATGCTGGGAATGGTATTACGGTGGTAAGAGAGCATTCAAACGGTGGATAAGTAGAATGAAGGCAAGACTGGCGTTGTGTAAACATTGAAGGCGAACGcgtacgaacgaacgaacggcaGTTAGGTAAGCGGGTAGACAAGGTTACCACACGTCAGCACGTTCGGTGATAGACCGGCCATGATGGAATTGAGTACACGGTGACGCGAGAAAATAGCACAGGTCCGCGAAGCCGATGCTTTGTTCTCTTGATGGTTATTCCCTCTCTCCCTTTCGCCCTGCGTTTCTCCCTCCCTTCAGTGCTCTTTCGATCGCGCATCGGGAGACGTTACGTGGAGAGGAAGTAGGAAAAAGATCGGGCGAGTTGGCAGAGGCAAGAGCAGGGCAGAGGCGAAACGGAGGACAGAGTAGAGCCAACAGAGGCACAGGCAGGGCTGTTGTTTACACCCCCACCTCGACGGGTTAGAGGCAGCGAGATGCCACGGAGGGGCCTCCGAGACCTCGGCGGGCACCCACCACCACGCAATTTCCAACCCCACCAGCCTCTCAACCACTGTCCGCACCTCCAACCACCCCACCAAAGCCAACCCGAGCCAAGCCGTGAGCCACGACGAGGGCCCCGCGACGATTTTAGTGTCTTGGGGTGGGTGCTCTGTGGCCACCGTTTCGCGGTTTCTCGTGTACGTTTCGCATTAGGAGTAAAGCGCGTAAAGATTCGTGGGGCAGCACCGTCCGCGGATTCCTGCAGCCCGCTTTAGTTTACGTACGAACGTATAGGTGCACGCGAGTTCCGAACGCACAAGAGAATCATCCACGAGGAAATGCGTGTCCTACTTACCCACGAGCAGCTGTGGTTCCCTTGTGCACTCCTTTCGGCGTACTGCTACTACTGTCGCTGCGTCGGAAGCTTCGCGTAGTACAGGGACCGTCCGCCTGGCTGGCTCGCCTGCGTCGTTCTCAATCTTCACCGCGGCGGCAGCAactttctcatttctacgtacacGTTCGCCGTGCCACGGCTCTCCTCTGGCTAGCCACGGCTACTGCTTACGGTGCATACGTCATACGAGACGTACGTCCGAATGAACGTGTCTTTGACGATCAACGAGTCGTGACTCGTGATATATTCGCGCACTACTGGCAGTCTTCCTGCGTTAACGGCGAACCGCGACGCGCACTCATTTCCGGGTTTACGACAGTCGAGTTCGATCGAGTATGGCCCCGGTCGGTAGGTAAGCGTGGGTCTTGGGCCGGCCAACGGGGAATGAATTCAAGCTAACGGTACATAGCCACCCGACGGTGGTCACACGTTAACTCGAAGCGCCGCGATGCCAGGCCACTCTCCTGAAAACCACGAGCTGTGAAAGTAGACACCCTCCTTCCTACGAATCCTAGCTTTATCTTGAATGACCTCGTCTTACCGCCCTCGTTGAACGCATTCTTGTTTTCCAgtcaataaataaaaatacgttTAACCGCGAAAACTTACGCCGCTATTAATATTCTATCGGAGAAATATCAACTATGGCGGCGGTTACGCGCGGAGTATATTGTGAGAGCGAGGGGAAAGCGGCGCGTGCGCGCTTGCCGATTAAACAGTCAACTCTTATGGAACCGTTCTATATTTCCAGGTATTACAATAATCTTTACAGTTTTAGAAGAAAATCGCGAACTTTCCAGATAAATATTTAACAGCGCAAAAAACACCTGTCCGTCGCTCTGTCTTGCTCTCAATCACTTCGTTTCCTCTACTACACAGAGCGATACTAACACCGTGCGCATCTAGCGGAGACTGAAGTGAGGTTAGGTCGAGAATCGATATTTCGATGGCCgccatatttctatgtatttGCGCGCCTTATATAAATTACTCGGTATAACGTCTCGTCAACACGCCCTTTTCGACTCATCGACTTTTTTttctaaatataatatatatttgtaaTACATTACAAAGATAATAAATATAGATGAGAAAAGTCTCGATGTATTTTCTCTTCCTTAATATTAATATTCTTCTgttttaaattataaatatgTTGTTAATATTCGTGTCAAATGTATTCGTTTTCATTATCTTTTAAATTATTCTGAGAtctataataaatatttaaaacgaaAATGTAATTGATTAATAATACACCATTTATGTAGAAACAGGaatttgatataatatttgtatattatattataatatattaatgaAACATAAATTACCAATAATCATTACAGTTACACTGATTAATTACAACTAcgcaaattttaattctatgTCTTTCAAAGTAAGCTGTCAGTTTAATATAAGATTTTTAAATATGCacttttctttttatatatacAATTGCGTCATACATTACAATTGAGTCAATAttacaataataaataattgcATTCCCATTGTTATTAAAAACATTCTGGACCTTTTAAGATTTCCAATGATTTCATTAATAAAAGTATATTGAAAAGGAATGAAAAAAATGACGTCAAGAAATGCTTAATGTAATTAGACGTTATAATTTGAAATTAGGAATATCAAAATGAATCAGGTGTTCTTTGTATACGTTCCATATACAGAGAGAATAGTAACTTATTACTCTCATAATAAAAAGGATTTTCAGCAGCATCCAGATCTGGTTTATATTCAGCTGTATAACTACTTTGGCTAGAACTACATCCATCATACAATGGTGACCCCTGAGAAAGCTCTGAATAATTTGGTGATGGCATAAAACTTCTGCTACAGCAGTCTGTATCCATGTTTTCAGTTACATTTTCCTGCATGCCTGATAAACCATTAATATGTAGATTATTAATTCTTTTACTTAATGGCATAAATTCACTAGATTCTTCTTCCGCGTCTCGTCCTCTTTTTCTAAATATAACAAAGAAAAGCAATTTTATGAAACGAGATAAAACCCTTTATAGATGTTAGATGAAAGAGTTGTGTCATTACACTCGTACATCAACAGAAACTAACCTGTTAGCTCGAGTCATTCTTGAATTAATCCAAGCTTTTGATGAAAGATTTTaatgtacatatatttttaaccactgcatattatatctataactTTTTCTTGCCGAAATAAGTAATGTTGTATACTCTCCACCTTGCGTGTACGTCATATACGTTTGTCACGAAAACAAAACTCGATTGCACAAGTCGGCAATATTCTTCAAGCTCTCTTCTAACTATAGTTCAACTTTCAACTGTTAGAGAGCGCAAGTAACATATTTTCAACCAAATATTctgtataaataaaattaatactGTAGAACCTGTAGGATAAACATGATACAAGTACTTATACAAGATAGACTTGTCATCTATCGTGTTTTTTGTCCCATGTCATGAGATAATTGCTTTATATTCCATGGAATAAACATTCTGCATAATTATTCTCGTTTGCAATTTACTGTTTTTTCTTTAGAATCAACACATCAGTTAAAATAATCTTAAATTTTATAGAATGTTAGATGTAGTCTATGATGTTAATAAGTtacatattatgttttatccgTGGTCATAGTCTTATTTCTTTCTTTATTGTTGGCAACCCATCCTATTAACCCTACCAACTTTTAAGGTTGgatgaaaaattattcctaaacTCATCGCTTTGAATGATAGAGGGCGTAACTAAATCTATACGACTCTGCACGATCGGTATTTCAGTTTCTGAGATTCAAACTGTTATAAAGTGATTGGTCTATTGTGCACCTCGTCTGTGGTTATAATGAATCAGGATATTTCAGATTTAAAGCATACGCGTACGTACATTCGTGATTCATTTGTCACATAAAGCGTGCGtaactatttcctagtattttattattaatcgcTAATCAATTTTCATCCAAAGGCCTAACATGTATTCTTATAATATATCTATTACTGAAAGTAACAACATGGCATTAACATATGATTTATTATAAGAATATTATTATGCTCCGCTTGGTACGTGGGTGTGAACGCACCCTCGTCAATGTTACTCCGAACGAATCGCTCCAATTACATCGTGATACGCATGCTGGCGAGCTTAATTAATATCAGAagatttcctagcaataaaaaGAGAATCGCCAAAGGCAAGCCTTCTTACCGTTGAGAGAAAAATAAACGCGACGGTAGGAAACGTTTCTGTCGTCCAGGGTACATTTATCTCGAAGGATACCGACATCCGTAGGATAAGAAATGTGTCGTTCACAGGAAGAGGATACGTATTCTTACGTAGTTCCTATTTTATAACCGGTCATTTCTGTAAAATTCTACGTGTCGTGTTAAACGAAATAATGTTGTCCGCAGTAAGATAGACAAATTATCTTTAACGCAATCGTATATAATTACAAGCGAAAGTATAA comes from the Xylocopa sonorina isolate GNS202 chromosome 1, iyXylSono1_principal, whole genome shotgun sequence genome and includes:
- the LOC143429719 gene encoding uncharacterized protein LOC143429719, yielding MNFTPFPGFTTGSLPTGTVHQFATAKFAQNLPTGGQVVGVLSGGEGGVHYLRPVDPNGFAVAQGGNSQQQQIITLPITVPGKDGTQQQQTVQIQVVNPSVSQSGNSGDQPKYHLAPISLGQFPQGAATVLTVAYSQQGADGVQIQVQPQNTVATTQTSDQTTQSTSTAVTTTSQQTIQQTVQLPGAPEGLTVVAQIPQDLILREGMEESKEDVKEGITPVALIKKGGIKNQGNQSGEEYITSMPASWQSLAAPGSTVADYLSRLPASTLPLSLQHFLKFSAETIKREATIESSPLGADGLDASGAASGEQSVQITVASGETAIISDVVEEQETGAKPKRKKKYKKKPPKPKKPKPGQVSIVTALDGTTLFCCPQCNMAYPEKELLEQHLIGHKIERRFICDICGAGLKRKEHLERHKLGHNPDRPFICSVCMKGFKRKEHLNLHFVIHSGQKTEVCTECGKAFYRKDHLRKHARSHLAKRIKEDPLIADPPQNSQQQTDQQQQQAEQLQQQADQLQQQSSVSELQQIQIQVGQGSQAQIHQIAVSEQSTVVLPTAAETGAMAMLHHQQQQQQQQQQQQQQQQQQQQQQQQQQQQQQQQQSQQSQQQQQQH
- the LOC143422453 gene encoding uncharacterized protein LOC143422453, producing MTRANRKRGRDAEEESSEFMPLSKRINNLHINGLSGMQENVTENMDTDCCSRSFMPSPNYSELSQGSPLYDGCSSSQSSYTAEYKPDLDAAENPFYYESNKLLFSLYMERIQRTPDSF